From Halobacterium sp. R2-5, the proteins below share one genomic window:
- a CDS encoding DUF21 domain-containing protein: protein MPIELSVLASLAAVAVLLAVSAFFSSTEIALFSLTPDRLDALAAGDDRGPALKRLREDPHRLLVTILVGNNLVNIAVSSILTVILVAYLPPELAVVGTTLVATSLVLVCGEILPKSWGLANAESWALTAARPLKYVGLALWPLVAFFDALTRGVAGATGGSPDIEQELLEED from the coding sequence ATGCCGATCGAACTCTCCGTGCTCGCGTCGCTGGCCGCGGTCGCGGTCCTGCTGGCGGTGTCGGCGTTCTTCTCCAGTACGGAAATCGCGCTGTTCTCGCTGACGCCCGACCGGCTGGACGCGCTCGCCGCCGGCGACGACCGCGGCCCCGCGCTGAAACGCCTCCGCGAGGACCCCCACCGGCTGCTCGTCACCATCCTCGTCGGGAACAACCTCGTCAACATCGCCGTCTCCAGCATCCTCACCGTGATACTCGTCGCGTACCTCCCGCCCGAGCTCGCCGTCGTCGGAACGACGCTCGTCGCCACGTCGCTGGTGCTCGTCTGCGGGGAGATTCTCCCCAAGTCGTGGGGGCTCGCGAACGCCGAATCGTGGGCGCTGACGGCCGCGCGGCCGCTGAAGTACGTCGGGCTCGCGCTGTGGCCGCTCGTCGCGTTCTTCGACGCGCTCACGCGCGGCGTCGCCGGAGCGACCGGCGGCAGCCCCGACATCGAGCAGGAGCTGCTAGAGGAGGACTGA
- a CDS encoding 50S ribosomal protein L15e, translating to MARSFYSHIKEAWRDPEDGKLAELQWQRKQDWRKEGAIERVDHPTRLDKARELGYKAKQGVVVARVSVRKGNARKSRFKAGRRTKRQGVNRIGRAKNLQSIAEERASKKYVNLRVLNSYWVGEDGSQKWFEVILLDPEHGAIQNDDDLSWICDDSQQGRVFHGKTSAGQRARGLQTRGKGAEHLRPSTNAGKRRKS from the coding sequence ATGGCACGAAGCTTCTACTCCCACATCAAGGAAGCCTGGCGGGACCCCGAGGACGGGAAGCTCGCCGAGCTCCAGTGGCAACGCAAGCAGGACTGGCGAAAGGAAGGCGCCATCGAGCGCGTCGACCACCCGACCCGGCTGGACAAGGCCCGAGAGCTGGGCTACAAGGCCAAGCAGGGCGTCGTCGTCGCGCGCGTCAGCGTCCGGAAGGGCAACGCCCGGAAGTCCCGCTTCAAGGCGGGCCGCCGCACGAAGCGGCAGGGCGTCAACCGCATCGGTCGCGCGAAGAACCTCCAGAGCATCGCCGAGGAGCGCGCGTCCAAGAAGTACGTGAACCTCCGCGTGCTGAACTCCTACTGGGTCGGCGAGGACGGCTCGCAGAAGTGGTTCGAAGTGATTCTGCTGGACCCCGAGCACGGCGCCATCCAGAACGACGACGACCTCAGCTGGATCTGCGACGACAGCCAGCAGGGTCGCGTCTTCCACGGGAAGACGAGCGCCGGGCAGCGCGCCCGCGGCCTCCAGACTCGCGGCAAGGGCGCCGAGCACCTCCGTCCGAGCACGAACGCCGGCAAGCGCCGGAAGTCGTAG
- a CDS encoding restriction endonuclease: MFDEMAASEFPAFLAAFWEEKGWSTSVTENDDGTYLVGGDKDNGKRGLIGVRPSAETEIGASEVEDFAAFCDRKGVDVRVMATRGRFTTGARSAADAGNVHLLDPNELASSVRDEGAEDLVAEFTDDGDGGSLLDSVPSPPLPGGVPSGIPVVPLVVAAVVVLAAVFAGGTVLSLVPFVGAGGGGDAGPAFTAFSMAADENTTATAEWDVRVQDELQTDANTYRPPEGETFVVVQLNVTAGDSQVVVRQQNFALAANGTNYGHQRFENASQQFRQRQAAVTAAPGESGRLLVVFSVPEGFDGATLVERADGPSLRFERAALDFDAE, translated from the coding sequence ATGTTCGACGAGATGGCGGCGTCGGAGTTCCCCGCGTTCCTCGCGGCGTTCTGGGAGGAGAAAGGGTGGTCGACGTCCGTCACGGAGAACGACGACGGCACGTACCTCGTGGGCGGCGACAAGGACAACGGCAAGCGCGGGCTCATCGGCGTCCGCCCGAGCGCGGAGACCGAGATCGGCGCTTCGGAGGTCGAGGACTTCGCGGCGTTCTGCGACCGGAAGGGCGTGGACGTGCGCGTGATGGCGACCCGCGGCCGGTTCACGACCGGCGCGCGGAGCGCCGCGGACGCGGGCAACGTCCACCTGCTCGATCCGAACGAGCTCGCCTCGTCCGTCCGCGACGAGGGCGCCGAGGACCTCGTCGCGGAGTTCACGGACGACGGCGACGGCGGGTCACTGCTCGATAGCGTGCCGAGCCCCCCGCTGCCCGGCGGCGTGCCGAGCGGTATTCCAGTCGTCCCGCTGGTGGTCGCGGCCGTCGTGGTGCTCGCGGCGGTGTTCGCGGGCGGGACGGTGCTCAGTCTCGTGCCGTTCGTCGGCGCGGGCGGTGGCGGAGACGCGGGCCCGGCGTTCACGGCGTTCTCGATGGCGGCCGACGAGAACACCACCGCGACCGCGGAGTGGGACGTCCGCGTGCAGGACGAGCTTCAGACCGACGCCAACACCTACCGGCCACCCGAGGGCGAGACGTTCGTCGTCGTCCAGTTGAACGTGACCGCGGGCGACTCGCAGGTGGTCGTCCGCCAGCAGAACTTCGCGCTGGCGGCGAACGGGACGAACTACGGCCACCAGCGCTTCGAGAACGCGAGCCAACAGTTCCGGCAGCGGCAGGCGGCAGTGACCGCGGCGCCCGGCGAGTCCGGCCGCCTGCTCGTGGTGTTCTCGGTGCCGGAGGGCTTCGACGGCGCGACGCTCGTCGAGCGCGCCGACGGCCCCAGCCTCCGCTTCGAGCGCGCGGCCCTCGACTTCGACGCGGAGTAG
- a CDS encoding BGTF surface domain-containing protein, which yields MAHTRLVPVVAALVLVAAALAGVAPAAADTQASASVGDYTVTRGGTVSISVGHSGPANLTISGGGFEVLVGLGGSGTDTIEFDTYNSDGETAGEFISGGAPDLKGPPLDEAVQPGEYVLEVTVDGETEAYGTLTVLPNGEMTSETGALPGDYFGEDGDGNALGAIQTHAEIGRGNDDVVLGDYAAFVVDENESGYGAPFDGDVTVDELASEGFEMRIEELDPEPNTEAETYTAEDLRVEAQFGSGDGQFAVLWDTSRVDLGTGSNHTYEFELTVDETQNPLFSENQTLLTERVTLVEPSVSISADPGYTLAPWNGDKLQISGETNLLPGTTLNVRALHEDGDPPRLWQSDVRVSSGGEFGTTFDFSNADRPAEFPLWVQSYEDETRSTVRLTAAEASVLFPSQVAKNGTVTVERVTLSRGGFLRLTADNETVGTSGPLSQTTNGSVDLPLNTSLDGPTNVTATAIVDANGNGELDADDPAYEASGSPVAGTAVVEPETTPEPNTTTANATQTTAAPTSTEVTLHVNDAEPLAPVANNDGSSGGFVPLSPVTTLVALVAAALLALRRGPDRL from the coding sequence ATGGCACACACCCGCCTCGTCCCCGTCGTCGCCGCGCTCGTGCTGGTAGCTGCCGCGCTGGCCGGCGTCGCGCCGGCCGCCGCTGACACACAGGCGTCCGCGTCAGTCGGGGACTACACGGTGACGCGGGGCGGAACAGTCAGTATCAGCGTCGGGCACTCCGGACCCGCGAATCTAACGATCTCGGGCGGCGGCTTCGAGGTTCTGGTCGGTCTCGGTGGCAGCGGGACAGACACCATCGAGTTCGACACGTACAACTCGGACGGCGAGACCGCCGGCGAGTTCATCTCGGGTGGAGCGCCGGACTTGAAGGGACCACCGTTAGACGAAGCCGTCCAGCCCGGCGAGTACGTCCTGGAGGTGACTGTCGACGGGGAGACCGAAGCGTACGGGACGCTCACGGTGCTCCCGAACGGCGAGATGACGAGCGAGACGGGCGCGCTCCCCGGCGACTACTTCGGCGAGGACGGCGACGGGAACGCGCTCGGCGCCATTCAGACCCACGCCGAGATCGGGCGCGGCAACGACGACGTCGTGCTCGGCGACTACGCGGCGTTCGTCGTCGACGAGAACGAGAGCGGGTACGGTGCGCCGTTCGACGGCGACGTGACAGTGGACGAGTTGGCCAGCGAGGGCTTCGAGATGCGCATCGAGGAACTCGACCCGGAACCGAACACGGAGGCCGAAACGTACACCGCCGAGGACCTGCGCGTGGAAGCGCAGTTCGGTAGCGGCGACGGCCAGTTCGCCGTGCTCTGGGACACCAGCCGCGTCGACCTCGGCACGGGGTCGAACCACACCTACGAGTTCGAGCTCACCGTCGACGAGACGCAGAATCCGCTCTTCTCGGAGAACCAGACGCTGCTCACGGAGCGCGTGACGCTCGTAGAGCCCTCGGTGAGCATCAGCGCCGACCCCGGGTACACGCTCGCGCCGTGGAACGGCGACAAACTGCAGATTTCCGGGGAGACGAACCTCCTCCCGGGGACGACACTGAACGTGCGCGCGCTCCATGAGGACGGGGATCCGCCCCGTCTCTGGCAGTCCGACGTGCGAGTGTCCAGTGGGGGAGAATTCGGCACGACGTTCGACTTCTCGAACGCCGACCGACCGGCGGAGTTCCCGCTGTGGGTGCAGAGCTACGAGGACGAGACGCGCAGCACGGTCCGGTTGACTGCTGCGGAGGCGTCGGTCCTGTTCCCCTCGCAGGTGGCCAAAAACGGGACGGTGACCGTCGAGCGCGTGACACTCTCCCGGGGTGGGTTCCTCCGGCTGACCGCGGACAACGAGACGGTCGGTACCTCGGGGCCGCTCTCGCAGACGACCAACGGTAGCGTCGACCTCCCGCTGAACACGTCGCTGGACGGCCCGACGAACGTGACTGCGACCGCGATCGTCGACGCGAACGGGAACGGGGAGTTGGACGCTGACGACCCCGCGTACGAAGCGTCGGGGTCGCCAGTCGCTGGTACGGCCGTCGTCGAGCCGGAGACGACGCCAGAGCCGAACACGACCACAGCGAACGCGACACAGACGACAGCAGCGCCGACGTCGACGGAGGTGACGCTACACGTGAACGACGCGGAGCCGCTCGCGCCGGTCGCGAACAACGACGGCTCGTCCGGCGGGTTCGTGCCGCTGTCGCCCGTGACGACGCTCGTCGCGCTCGTCGCGGCGGCGCTGCTGGCGCTCCGCCGCGGACCCGACCGTTTATGA
- a CDS encoding serine/threonine-protein kinase RIO2: MVRNVAAEMADLDPEDFHLLSGVEHGMRFSEWVSREKLPEFSRLTQEEVDYRLDRMLDREFLERKTIQYEGVQLTFAGYDALALHAFAERDTVEGFGAPLGVGKESDVYEVQSFRPMALKFHREGYTQFREVHRGRDYTSDKEHTSWQYTARKAAEREYDALETLYPDVHVPRPVDHNRHAIVMERVDGVELSRAQLEPEQASGVLDLILREVATAYDAGYVHADVSEYNVFVSEDGVTLFDWPQATPSDHENARELLARDVGNIVGYFRQKYPGDVPEIDGSAVAGAVADGEFESVSEF, encoded by the coding sequence ATGGTTCGGAACGTCGCCGCCGAGATGGCGGACCTCGACCCGGAGGACTTCCACCTGCTCTCGGGCGTCGAACACGGGATGCGGTTCTCCGAGTGGGTGAGCCGCGAGAAGCTCCCGGAGTTCTCCCGGCTGACCCAGGAGGAAGTCGACTACCGGCTCGACAGGATGCTCGACCGGGAGTTCCTCGAACGGAAGACCATCCAGTACGAGGGCGTCCAGCTGACGTTCGCGGGCTACGACGCGCTCGCGCTGCACGCGTTCGCCGAGCGTGACACCGTCGAGGGGTTCGGCGCGCCGCTGGGCGTCGGCAAGGAGAGCGACGTCTACGAGGTGCAGTCGTTCCGCCCGATGGCGCTGAAGTTCCACCGCGAGGGGTACACGCAGTTCCGGGAAGTACATCGCGGCCGCGACTACACCAGCGACAAGGAGCACACGTCCTGGCAGTACACCGCGCGGAAGGCCGCCGAGCGCGAGTACGACGCCCTGGAGACGCTGTACCCGGACGTGCACGTCCCGCGGCCCGTCGACCACAACCGCCACGCGATCGTGATGGAGCGCGTCGACGGCGTGGAGCTCTCGCGAGCGCAACTGGAGCCCGAGCAGGCCAGCGGCGTCCTCGACCTGATACTCCGGGAGGTCGCGACCGCCTACGACGCGGGGTACGTGCACGCGGACGTCAGCGAGTACAACGTCTTCGTGAGCGAGGACGGCGTGACGCTGTTCGACTGGCCGCAGGCCACGCCGAGCGACCACGAGAACGCCCGCGAGCTGCTGGCCCGCGACGTGGGGAACATCGTCGGCTACTTCCGGCAGAAGTACCCGGGCGACGTGCCCGAAATCGACGGGTCGGCGGTCGCGGGCGCGGTCGCCGACGGCGAGTTCGAGTCGGTCTCCGAGTTCTGA
- a CDS encoding biotin/lipoate A/B protein ligase family protein: MTLADREWRLIPEEARDGPMQMALEEVAAETAADGGPRTVRAYQWSPSTLSMGYRQAADSVDWAFAGREGITVTRRQTGGGGIYHDEHADISYSIVAPADELPGDLMECYGMLCEPILDAFREMGVDADFVAEEHPAIHEPACYLRALHPAHDIAVDGRKISGNAQYRTRDAVIQHGSLSYDLAVGDHLGVFADPGVDEQQFRDRVTSIYEESGISRDEAVSALEDAFAEWCDAAVGEWTDEELAAARELADEKYASEAWTRERTAPTS, encoded by the coding sequence ATGACACTGGCCGACCGAGAGTGGCGGCTGATACCCGAGGAAGCCCGTGACGGCCCGATGCAGATGGCCTTAGAGGAGGTCGCCGCGGAGACCGCCGCCGACGGCGGACCGCGGACGGTCCGCGCGTACCAGTGGTCGCCGTCGACGCTCTCGATGGGGTACCGGCAGGCCGCCGACTCCGTCGACTGGGCGTTCGCCGGGCGCGAGGGAATCACCGTCACGCGCCGCCAGACCGGCGGCGGCGGCATCTATCACGACGAGCACGCGGACATCTCGTACAGCATCGTCGCGCCCGCCGACGAACTCCCCGGGGACCTGATGGAGTGCTACGGGATGCTCTGCGAGCCGATTCTCGACGCCTTCCGCGAGATGGGCGTCGACGCGGACTTCGTCGCCGAGGAACACCCCGCGATTCACGAGCCCGCGTGCTACCTGCGCGCGCTCCACCCCGCCCACGACATCGCCGTCGACGGCCGGAAAATCAGCGGCAACGCCCAGTACCGCACTCGGGACGCCGTCATCCAGCACGGCTCGCTGTCCTACGACCTCGCGGTCGGCGACCACCTCGGCGTGTTCGCCGACCCCGGGGTCGACGAGCAGCAGTTCCGCGACCGCGTCACGAGCATCTACGAGGAGTCGGGAATCAGCCGCGACGAGGCCGTCTCCGCGCTGGAAGACGCGTTCGCGGAGTGGTGCGACGCGGCGGTCGGCGAGTGGACCGACGAGGAACTCGCGGCCGCCCGCGAGCTCGCCGACGAGAAGTACGCGAGCGAGGCGTGGACGCGCGAGCGGACCGCGCCGACTAGCTGA
- a CDS encoding redoxin domain-containing protein, which produces MTGGAVGNGEEVPDVSAPLVHASGDVTETALSELYDDRPVLMVFYTNDFSPDCVNEWCSFRDYGWFTSTDDVRVVGASRSRAATHRRFIDYLDIDFPLYADTDLALSDAFGVTYRALKVFPRSKRSVFLVDADGVVQYRWVGEHSLDPTRDQPPLAEIREAVEEHTGGEPETFGFS; this is translated from the coding sequence ATGACAGGGGGCGCAGTCGGGAACGGCGAAGAAGTACCGGACGTGTCGGCGCCGCTCGTCCACGCCAGCGGCGACGTGACGGAGACAGCGCTGTCGGAGCTGTACGACGACCGGCCGGTGCTGATGGTGTTCTACACGAACGACTTCAGCCCGGACTGCGTGAACGAGTGGTGCTCGTTCCGCGACTACGGCTGGTTCACGTCGACCGATGACGTCCGCGTCGTCGGCGCGAGCAGGTCCCGCGCGGCGACCCACCGGCGGTTCATCGACTACCTCGACATCGACTTCCCGCTGTACGCCGACACCGACCTCGCCCTCTCGGACGCGTTCGGCGTCACGTACCGCGCGCTGAAGGTGTTCCCGCGGTCGAAGCGCTCGGTGTTCCTCGTGGACGCGGACGGCGTCGTCCAGTACCGCTGGGTGGGCGAACACTCACTCGACCCGACCCGCGACCAGCCGCCGCTGGCCGAGATTCGCGAGGCCGTCGAAGAACACACCGGCGGCGAGCCGGAGACGTTCGGGTTCAGCTAG
- a CDS encoding deoxyribonuclease IV gives MRVGAHVSIAGGVDNAVENELDVGGNCGQIFTHSPQVWQDPNIGDDEAEAFREGTDGSLDGPWVIHSSYLVNLCTPKDDLREKSVGSMQKEVEAADQLGIEYVNVHLGAHTGAGVQQGLDNAVSALDELDIPEGVTVLVESDAGSGTKLGGDFEHLAYVLEESEQDLDVCVDTAHAFAAGYDLSTPEAVTETLAEFDDVVGFEHLACVHLNDSKHDCGTNKDEHAHIGEGHIGEDGMDAFVNHDAIVDNEVPLVLETPHEDGRGFAWNIEKVRELRES, from the coding sequence ATGCGAGTAGGCGCACACGTCTCTATCGCGGGCGGCGTCGACAACGCCGTCGAGAACGAACTGGACGTCGGCGGGAACTGCGGCCAGATCTTCACGCACTCTCCGCAAGTGTGGCAGGACCCGAACATCGGCGACGACGAGGCCGAAGCCTTCCGCGAGGGAACGGACGGGAGCCTCGACGGCCCGTGGGTCATCCACTCGTCGTACCTCGTGAACCTCTGTACCCCCAAGGACGACCTCCGCGAGAAGTCCGTCGGCAGCATGCAGAAGGAGGTCGAGGCCGCCGACCAGCTCGGCATCGAGTACGTGAACGTCCACCTCGGCGCGCACACTGGCGCGGGCGTCCAGCAGGGCCTCGACAACGCCGTCAGCGCGCTCGACGAACTCGACATTCCCGAGGGCGTCACCGTGCTCGTGGAGAGCGACGCGGGCTCGGGCACGAAGCTCGGCGGGGACTTCGAACACCTCGCGTACGTCCTCGAGGAGTCCGAACAGGACCTCGACGTCTGCGTCGACACCGCGCACGCGTTCGCCGCGGGCTACGACCTCTCCACGCCCGAAGCCGTGACGGAGACGCTCGCGGAGTTCGACGACGTCGTCGGGTTCGAACACCTCGCGTGCGTCCACCTCAACGACTCCAAGCACGACTGCGGCACGAACAAGGACGAGCACGCTCACATCGGCGAGGGGCACATCGGCGAGGACGGCATGGACGCGTTCGTCAACCACGACGCCATCGTCGACAACGAGGTGCCGCTCGTGCTGGAGACGCCACACGAGGACGGCCGCGGATTCGCGTGGAACATCGAGAAGGTGCGGGAACTGCGGGAGTCGTAG
- a CDS encoding methyltransferase domain-containing protein translates to MRRFSADYLEETRRGMWAEREALDALRLGSRERILDVGCGTGELTRVFREESDAEVLALDADRELLEHVAADERVVGDATRLPFREDACDLVACQALLINLPDPVAAVREFARVSSGLVAAVEPNNAAVTVESTVASEPPLAARARDAYIAGVDTDVSLGAGAADCFEEAGLVDVSTTRYEHVQAVEPPYGEAALEAAARKATGERLAEQRPTLAAGGLSSEAYDALRAEWREMGREVVAQMREDDYERVETVPFHVTVGRVPDADRAAPE, encoded by the coding sequence GTGCGCCGCTTCAGCGCCGACTACCTCGAAGAGACGCGCCGCGGGATGTGGGCCGAGCGAGAGGCCCTGGACGCGCTCCGGCTGGGCAGTCGCGAGCGGATTCTCGACGTGGGGTGTGGCACCGGGGAGCTCACGCGGGTGTTCCGAGAGGAGTCCGACGCGGAGGTGCTCGCCCTCGACGCCGACCGGGAACTGCTCGAGCACGTCGCCGCGGACGAGCGCGTCGTCGGGGACGCGACGCGGCTGCCGTTCCGCGAGGACGCCTGCGACCTCGTCGCGTGCCAGGCGCTGCTCATCAACCTCCCGGACCCCGTCGCCGCCGTCCGGGAGTTCGCGCGCGTGTCCTCGGGGCTCGTGGCGGCAGTCGAGCCGAACAACGCCGCGGTCACCGTCGAGTCGACGGTGGCGAGCGAGCCGCCACTCGCCGCCCGCGCCCGCGACGCGTACATCGCGGGCGTCGACACGGACGTCTCGCTGGGTGCGGGCGCCGCGGACTGCTTCGAGGAAGCCGGGCTCGTGGACGTGTCGACGACGCGGTACGAGCACGTGCAGGCCGTCGAGCCGCCGTACGGCGAGGCCGCGCTAGAGGCCGCCGCGCGCAAGGCGACCGGCGAGCGCCTCGCCGAGCAGCGGCCGACGCTCGCGGCGGGCGGGCTCTCCTCGGAGGCCTACGACGCGCTGCGCGCGGAGTGGCGGGAGATGGGCCGCGAGGTGGTCGCGCAGATGCGCGAGGACGACTACGAGCGCGTCGAGACCGTCCCGTTCCACGTCACCGTGGGCCGCGTCCCGGACGCCGACAGGGCGGCTCCGGAGTAG
- a CDS encoding aminopeptidase produces the protein MDDRVRRHAEILVEDCTDVQRGDMVLIRAPKEAEDLVVALYEQLGEVGARPTTKWGSARAARAYNRAMDVGDYETKAHDLAAMEETDVVFLIGGGGNAFETSDVPPEKGQAASRSHGPILEERLRKRWVITQHPTPADAQQAEMSTAAYEDFVYDAVDKDWDAQREFQAQMVEILDEGEDVRVVSGDTTDITMSIAGMEGANDWGDKNMPAGEAFTCPVPDSVEGEVLFDKPLIRQGKEITDAWLEFEGGEVVDFSAAQNEAALESILHTDEGSRRLGELGIGMNRAIDRFTYNMLFDEKMGDTVHLAVGGAIEECVPEGQPFNESATHVDMIVDMSEDSYIEVDGEIVQRDGTFRFEE, from the coding sequence ATGGACGACAGAGTCCGCCGCCACGCCGAGATTCTCGTCGAGGACTGCACCGACGTGCAGCGCGGCGACATGGTGTTGATTCGCGCGCCGAAGGAGGCCGAAGACCTCGTGGTCGCGCTGTACGAGCAACTCGGCGAGGTCGGCGCGCGGCCGACCACGAAGTGGGGGTCGGCTCGCGCTGCGCGCGCGTACAACCGCGCGATGGACGTCGGAGATTACGAGACGAAGGCTCACGACCTCGCCGCGATGGAGGAGACCGACGTCGTGTTCCTGATCGGGGGCGGCGGGAACGCCTTCGAGACCAGCGACGTTCCGCCGGAGAAGGGCCAGGCCGCGAGTCGCTCGCACGGTCCGATTCTGGAGGAGCGCCTCCGCAAGCGCTGGGTCATCACCCAGCATCCGACGCCCGCGGACGCCCAGCAGGCGGAGATGAGCACGGCGGCCTACGAGGACTTCGTCTACGACGCCGTGGACAAGGACTGGGACGCCCAGCGGGAGTTCCAGGCCCAGATGGTCGAAATTCTGGACGAAGGCGAGGACGTTCGCGTCGTCTCCGGGGACACCACCGACATCACGATGAGCATCGCGGGGATGGAGGGCGCCAACGACTGGGGCGACAAGAACATGCCCGCGGGCGAGGCGTTCACGTGCCCGGTCCCGGACAGCGTGGAGGGTGAAGTCCTCTTCGACAAGCCGCTCATCCGGCAGGGCAAGGAGATCACGGACGCGTGGCTGGAGTTCGAGGGCGGCGAAGTCGTCGACTTCTCGGCCGCACAGAACGAGGCCGCGCTGGAGAGCATTCTGCACACGGACGAGGGCTCGCGGCGCCTCGGCGAGCTCGGCATCGGGATGAACCGGGCCATCGACCGGTTCACGTACAACATGCTGTTCGACGAGAAGATGGGCGACACCGTCCACCTCGCCGTCGGCGGCGCCATCGAGGAGTGCGTCCCCGAGGGCCAGCCGTTCAACGAGTCCGCGACCCACGTCGACATGATCGTCGACATGAGCGAGGACTCCTACATCGAGGTCGACGGCGAAATCGTCCAGCGTGACGGGACGTTCCGGTTCGAAGAGTAG
- a CDS encoding HD domain-containing protein, with the protein MPATQIKDPVHGYVELEQPLVDNVLDHRAFQRLRHVRQLSATYLVYPGANHTRFEHSLGVYHLARTVFENLREQPYFYRDATTAELDDIQRTLECAALLHDVGHPPFSHLGERFVDTDDLRDRLADHGLQATFADAGVGDAPIREASAHELLGCLIVLEEFADGLHEMDVDPHDVCAHVLGYSLEYERGGRWQHGVAAQILHSPIDVDRLDYITRDNQMTGADVLSFDTDRMVGSYTAHPEEGLALSDKALSTIGNYLEGRIAVYMWVTQHHKSVYAHVLLSELLDELAALADEPPVTADRVLDGEIDDNTIMERLRVAAREHPDSTLAALYDRFRARRFPETCWKHRIAYADRVDANLDAFSDWLVEHADRIEADLADELDVAAHEVWVEQSYVPEYEPQDLEDIPIAYGGTTRSVGDWGLYGERAFDRPIPFVYVPHGVEKRATETLVDWFHAAQYEPTP; encoded by the coding sequence ATGCCGGCCACGCAAATCAAAGACCCCGTCCACGGCTACGTCGAACTCGAACAGCCGCTCGTCGACAACGTCCTCGACCACCGCGCGTTCCAGCGGCTCCGCCACGTCCGCCAGCTCTCGGCGACCTACCTCGTCTACCCGGGCGCGAACCACACGCGCTTCGAGCACTCGCTGGGCGTCTACCACCTCGCGCGCACCGTCTTCGAGAACCTCCGCGAGCAGCCGTACTTCTACCGGGACGCCACGACCGCGGAGCTCGACGACATCCAGCGCACCCTGGAGTGCGCCGCGCTCCTCCACGACGTCGGCCACCCGCCGTTCAGCCACCTCGGCGAGCGCTTCGTCGACACCGACGACCTCCGCGACCGGCTCGCCGACCACGGCCTCCAGGCGACGTTCGCGGACGCCGGCGTCGGCGACGCCCCCATCCGCGAGGCGTCCGCGCACGAGCTCTTGGGCTGTCTCATCGTTCTCGAAGAGTTCGCGGACGGCCTCCACGAGATGGACGTCGACCCCCACGACGTCTGCGCGCACGTCCTCGGGTACAGCCTCGAGTACGAGCGCGGCGGCCGCTGGCAGCACGGCGTCGCCGCCCAGATCCTGCACTCGCCCATCGACGTCGACCGCCTCGACTACATCACGCGGGACAACCAGATGACGGGCGCGGACGTCCTCAGCTTCGACACCGACCGCATGGTCGGCTCCTACACCGCCCACCCCGAGGAGGGGCTCGCGCTCTCGGACAAGGCGCTCTCGACGATCGGCAACTACCTCGAAGGCCGCATCGCCGTCTACATGTGGGTGACCCAGCACCACAAGTCAGTCTACGCCCACGTCCTCCTGAGCGAACTCCTCGACGAGCTCGCCGCGCTCGCCGACGAACCGCCCGTCACCGCCGACCGCGTCCTCGACGGCGAAATCGACGACAACACCATCATGGAGCGGCTGCGCGTCGCCGCCCGCGAGCACCCCGACTCCACGCTCGCTGCGCTCTACGACCGCTTCCGCGCGCGTCGCTTCCCCGAGACGTGCTGGAAGCACCGCATCGCGTACGCCGACCGCGTGGACGCCAACCTCGACGCATTCAGCGACTGGCTCGTCGAGCACGCCGACCGCATCGAGGCCGACCTCGCCGACGAGCTCGACGTCGCCGCCCACGAGGTCTGGGTCGAGCAGTCCTACGTCCCCGAGTACGAGCCACAGGACCTCGAAGACATCCCCATCGCGTACGGCGGCACCACCCGCTCGGTCGGCGACTGGGGGCTGTACGGCGAGCGCGCGTTCGACCGCCCGATCCCGTTCGTCTACGTCCCTCACGGCGTCGAGAAGCGCGCGACCGAGACGCTCGTCGACTGGTTCCACGCCGCGCAGTACGAGCCCACCCCGTGA